TGGTTTTTCAGCAGTCTTTTCTGCTCACCATCAAAGACAGCAACATTTTCAATAAGTAAAGCTGGGACATCGTGTGTCAACTTGTTGGCGAGGTTTTCTAAATGCTGCTGTTCGGCTTGTTTTTGGATAGCCTCAAGTTCTTCAAACTGTGCTTTTGTGTAGCCGTCGCGCAAAACATACATTGGCCCCCAACTTTGCGCGAAATAATTACCATCGTCGTCATACCATGCAAAATTAGGAGTAAGGCTAAGACCACTCGTAACCAACAGATGAACGGTTTGTTCCCCCAACTTCATCGTCTTCATTTTTTCGATAAGCATTTTACCTTGAGGGTAAACATCTAATTCGTATTTATTATTTTTTAGAACATAACGCATCGTCGCGTTATCTAATGCAAGGTGGTTATTCGACGGTACGTAGAAATCGAGTGTCGCGTCAGCCTTAATGCCAGATTCATTGACGCTTTTCCACTGTGCGATGCCTCTGTTATAGCTAAACGTTTCGTCAATCGTGGAACCAAAAGCAGAACGCCCTTTAAGACTAAAATTGATAGGTAGTCCTTTTTCATTCAACTTTAAGGTTTCATCAATTAGGATCCGACGGTTGTTCCAGCCAAACTCAATTTTGGCTTTATAGTTTTGATCGTCGATTTTTTCTTGGGTTAGCGTGCCAGCTAAGCCCTTTTCTGAGTAAACATTATTGGTAATGGTGTCAGCAAATACCGCCCAACTTTGAGTAGTTAAAAGCGCCGCAACGATTGCCGACAAGGCACTTCGCTTTGTTATTATTTTTGTCATGTGATTGTTCCTTTCATTTCCGTTTAACAACAATGATATTACATCAAGATAACAAAAAGCGAAGTGCTTTAACTGTTACAATTCGTGTGGTTTCACCACCCTATTAGGCTTTAATAACCCGCAGCTTGACCATCTTTTCTTGTTTCAGATGCACCGTAGTAAACCCCAGTTTTATTATCTCGCATAATCGCTTGATAACCGCCATAAGGACCAACGGCTTCTTGTAACTTGTGACCCTTTTTTATCAGCTCTCTACGAGTTTCCATCGAAAAGCCCGACTCGAGACTAACATACCCTCCATCCGTCATGATTTCACCGGTTGGTTGCGATGAACCACTATGCAAAATTCGAGGCGCATCGCCCGCTTCTTGTAGATTCATACCAAAGTCAATCATATTGATGAGGATCTGCGCATGCATTTGCGGTTGAGTCGCACCTCCCATCACGCCATAACTCATCCAAGGTTTCCCATCTTTTGTGACAAAGGCAGGAATAATGGTGTGAAATGGTCTTTTACCGGGCGCATAACCGTTATAGTGGTTTTTATCTAACGCAAATAGCTCGCCTCTATTTTGCAAGACAAAGCCAAGTTTAGCTGGAGTCATGCCTGAGCCCATACCACGGAAATTACTTTGGATTAGCGACACCATATTACCTTCCTTATCCGCAGCCGTGAGATAGATAGTATCCCCTTCTACAGGGCCCGCATGATCGCGTTTAGCTGCTTTATTTGGATCAATCAATGCACGTCTTTTATCGGCATACTCTTGAGAAATAAGCGTCGTGACTGGTATCTCATTGAAGTCTGGATCGGCGTAGTATTTTGCTCTATCCGCAAAGGCGAGCTTTTTTGCTTCAACAAAGGTGTGAATGTATTCTGGGCTGTCGAATCCCATAGCCTTGATATCATAGCCTTCTAGAATATTGAGAATTTGCTGGGCTGCAATGCCTTGACCATTGGGAGGTAATTCCCATAATGTATAACCACGATAATCAGCACTTACGGGTTCGACCCACTCACTGTGATGCTCAGCCAAGTCTTGGTAACTCAAGTATCCACCATTGGCCTTCATATAACGGTCGATTTCTTTAGCAATTTCGCCTTTATAAAAAGCATCGCGGCCTTTCTCTGCAAGTAACTCATAGGTATTAGCGAGTGCCGGATTCTTAAATATTTCTCCCTTTTTAGGCATTTCACCTTCAGGCATGAATACTTCTTTAAATCCGGAATACTGCTCACGAGCCGACACCGAGCGCTGCATATAATAGGCAATCAACTCAGAAACTGGAAAGCCGCTTCTGGCGTAGTCGATACTAGGTTGAAGCAACTCTTTCATTGGCAATTTGCCAAATTTGCTGTGTAGTTCAAACCAGCCATCGACCGCGCCAGGCACAGAAACGGGAAGTGGCCCATAACTTGGAATTTTATCGCCTTGTTGCTGTAACTTTGCTAGCGAAAGGCTTTTTGGTGAGCGCCCTGATGCATTGAGACCAAACAGCTTTTGCTGCTTTGCGTCCCACACAATGGCAAATAAATCACCACCGATACCGCAACCTGTAGGCTCCACTAAGCCAAGCATAGCATTGGCCGCAATTGCAGCATCTATGGCGCTTCCACCTTGCTTCAATACATCAAGCGCGACTTGTGTTGCCAGTGGTTGAGAAGTTGCCACCATGCCCTGAGTTGCAATAATCTCAGAGCGGCTAGCAAAGGCTTTTCCCGTGATCCTGTCATAAGCGAGAGCTGCAGAGCTTACTGACGCACAAAGCATACTAACTAGCGTGCATTTAACTACCTTATTCATTGATTTTCTCTTTTATTGTTTTCTTTTTAACCAATATAAAAAGCCAATCCTCTTACGGCAATCAATTTGCGGTCAAAGCGAAATAAAACGAGATTGGACCTAATGCGAAACTCAACACGCTATCGCCATAGCACACGGTCTATCACATTAATATTTGCACAAATTTAATACAGGACTTTGCAGCTGGACTACACTAATGTTGAAGCGCTCTGCAGGAAAAAAATAAACGCAACGGAATCGGGGTAATTGAATTGGTTGTTTATGAGTAATAGAGTTATTTCTATAAATTTAAAACAAACATTGACTTGGGGCACGGTACTCTGTGGCTTGGTGATCTCATCTCTTATTATCTCCATTTCATATGTTAGCCAGCGAGACATGCTTCTCGATACCTATGAGACAAAACTAAGACAAAATTTATCCCATTTAGGTAGACATCTTTTTACTGAATTTTTGGAAGGCAACAATAATCAAATCAACCTGACACTCGAGGATTATTATTCCGACAGTAAATATAAAGCACTATTCCTTATTCAAGGAGAAACGCTCGTCAACGAAACTCAACTCTCTGCAATTGGATTACAAGTATTTAATCAAGTTATCAGTCAGGAACGAGCCACAGCAACACTACGCACACTTGATCTCAAGGTGACGTTTGACCCTAATCAGCAGCACTTTCTCGCGGCAATTCCCATTTCCCCCACAGTTCCTGTCGTTGAGTCCGAGGATTTGATAAGGCTAATTGCTATCTATGACGTAAGCCCCGTTTTTCTCTCATTAAGGCAGCAACTGATAACCAAAGCGAGTATTTTAGCGGTGTTTTTATTACTCATCATTACCGCGCTACTAAGCTTTACCCATTACTTCATTCATAAACCAATTAAGAAGCTGATCCAAGTAGGCGATGAGTTATCCACGAAGTCTTTGAGCTGCAGAGCTGACATCGTAGGACACGGCGAGCTTGGAGTCCTCGCCAAGCAGTTCAATATCATGGCACAAACATTAGAGAAAAACTGGCAACAACAATTAGAAAGCAACCAAGAGTTGCAACGCCGCCACGCACTTATTAATAGTGTTTTTGAGGCCTTGCCGGATATTTTCTTTATAATCAATACGGACGGTACCATCTTAGAATGCCATACCGGAAAGTCAGACGACTTGTATATGTCGCCAGAGCAGTTTATTGATAAAAAAATGGCGGAGGTACTTCCCTCCCACGCAGCAAAACAATTTAGCCAAGCCATCAAGTCTGCCAATCAGCGCCATCAATTAACTCAAATAGAATATCCACTGACAATTGCTGATCAAGTGAAGCTATTCGAAGCCCGGTTATCCCCTATTCCAGCGACAGATCAACTGGTTATCGCAGTGCGTGATATCACAGAGAAAAAGCGTCAAGAGGAAGTCATCTTACATCACGCTTTTTATGACTCATTGACCGATTTACCAAATCGCTTTTTGGCGATGGAGCGGCTAACGCAGCAACTGTTCGATGCCGAACGCAACGATGAGCTTGCGGTGGTGTTTTTTATTGATTTAGATGATTTTAAAAGGATCAATGATTCACTCGGACACGAAACGGGTGATCAAATTCTCATCGCTTCAGGGGAAAGGCTCAAGCAATCGCTACGTGAGCAAGATACCGTGTCACGCCTTAGTGGTGATGAGTTTATCGTGTTGATGGGAGGATTTAAACATACCTCAAACATTACGTCTGTTGCCGATATGCTCATCAAACTTTTTCATCACCCCATTATTATCAACAATAAGGATTTTAATATTTCAGTCAGTATAGGTGTTGCTATCTATCCTTTAGACGCAAACTCCCCTCAAGAGCTACTTAGCTGCGCTGATACCGCAATGTACAATGCCAAAAATAACGGTCGCAACAATTACTGTCTATTTAATCAAAAGATGAGTCAGCAGTTATCACGGCGCATTGAAATTGAGGAAGCACTGCGCGTAGCACTGAGTGAGCATGAGTTTGAAGTGTTTTACCAACCCCAGTTTTATATTGAAGACAGTAATGTATTTGGCGCGGAAGCTTTACTACGCTGGCACAGTAAAACATTGGGCAATGTCTCTCCTGCGGAGTTTATTCCTATTGCGGAACAAAGCGGTTTGATCATCGACATCGGATTGTTTGTGCTTTCTACAGCAATTAACCAAACACACCTATGGCAGCAACACTTAGATCCCGATATCCGCATCGCTATAAATTTATCACCTAGGCAGTTTAAAGACCCAAGCCTATTGAAACAGATAGAGCTATTAGTAAAAGACATTCCGATTGCCAATCGCTCTATTGAGTTGGAGATCACAGAGGGTGTGCTGCTCTCTGGACAAACGCAGGTAAAGCAGACGCTAATTCAATTACATCAGTTAGGGTTTAAATTATCTTTAGATGATTTTGGTACGGGCTATTCGTCACTGAATTATCTTCGTCATTATCCTTTTGATTTACTCAAAATAGACCAAAGTTTTATTAACGATATGCTCGCAACTCACGAGTCTAAAGCGTTAGTTAAAACCATTATTGCCATGGCGCATAATTTATCGATGAAAGTGGTCGCCGAAGGAGTAGAAACGTTGGAGCAATTGCGTTTATTGCAGCAGCTCGATTGTGATTTTGGTCAAGGATACCTTATCAGCAAACCGCTTTCCGCGGCACAATTTGAAACTTTTTACCATACTAAGATCGAACCAGTTAAACGCTCTTCTTAGCAAGAAAAACAAACTTTAAAAGCAACATTGCTCCCGAATATCAACTTGAGATAATAAATCTGGGTAAACACAAGACTAATAAAAATAATATGTTAGTATTGCAAGGCAGTGTAAGGATTTTAAATCATGAATATAGAGTTACTAGTTAGCAAAGCCAAGCAAGTATGTGACAACCGTGGTGCACGATTTACTCCTATTAGAGAAAAAGTATTTAGACTACTCGCCTCTAAACAAGGTGGCGTTGGCGCATACGACTTACTTGAAGAGCTCAAGTTGACGGAAGCGGCTGCAAAACCAGCTACCGTATATCGTGCCTTAGACTTTCTTTCTGAATTGGGTTTTATCCATAAAATAGAAAGTACTAATGCGTTTATGCTTTGCCACCACTTCGACCACACACATCCAGTGCAGTTACTGATCTGTGATAGTTGCGGTAACGTTCAAGAGTTACACTCAAACACGATTTCGCATGAACTGAACAGCCTAGCTGCCGAGACTGGATTTGTGGTTACAGAGCAAACCATTGAGGCTCATGGCCGTTGCGAAAAATGTAAAGATTAAGTGCAGTGAGCAAAAAAGCCCACTACACTTATCACTAAGAGCGACACTAATTTATTAAAAATGCGTAAGGGAAAGTCCATATGAATGTAGAGTTCATCAACCCCTTTTTATCATCTCTAATCAATGTATTGGCTACTATGGCGCAAACAGAATTGACGCCGGGTAAGCCAAAAGTGAAGAAAGACGAAGTCGCACAAGGTGATGTATCGGGTCTGATTGGCATGGTTGGCCCACAGACAAAAGGGTCGTTTTCGATCACCTTTGAAGAGAGCCTAGCGCTAACCATTATGGAGCGCATGCTTGGTGAACGCCCAGATTCCATTAATGAAGACGTCACTGATATGGTTGGTGAAATCACCAACATGGTAACTGGCGGTGCTAAAAACCTGCTCGGCGAAAAAGGTTACGAGTTTGATATGGCAACACCGGTTGTCGTTTCAGGCCCTGGCCATACCATCACCCATAAATGTGATGGGCCTAAACTTATTATGCCATTCACCTCTCCTGACGGTAATGCCAATATCGAAGTCAGCTTCGACAAACTCGCCTAACAGGTAAAACACACGTTTTTTATGAGTTGGACTCAAAAACATATTACCTTGAAGCCTCGAAAACGAGGCTTTCACTTGGTAGACGACGAGATTATCGGGCAACTTCCTGAACTACTTGACTATCGTATCGGGCTGTTGCATTTGTTTATACAACACACGTCCGCCAGCTTAACGATTAACGAAAATGCTGACCCAACGGTACGTATGGATATGGAAAGTCACTTTAATCACTTTGTACCAGAGAGACAAAGCTACTATCGCCACGACTATGAAGGCGATGACGATATGCCTGCACATATCAAATCCAGCACCTTAGGATGTGAAGTAACCATTCCCATTTCTGAGGGCCGTTTACACTTAGGTACGTGGCAAGGGATTTATCTAGGAGAACATCGCGACCATGGCGGTGCAAGACGCGTTATCGCAACACTTCAAGGTGACAGAACAGGCTAGGCTCTCAGCGCTTAGCCTTCGATGTATTCGTAGCTTACTCTTGGTGTGACATTGCACAGCAGCTCATATGGAATAGTACCTGCACATTGCGCTATTTCTTCTACTGGTAGGTTTGGCCCCCACATTTCTACTTCGTCACCAACTTGAATACCATTGGGATTATCACCAATATTCACACTGATCATATCCATAGACACTGTGCCGACTATGCCGTAACGCTGGTTACCAATAACCACGGGAGTGCCAATTTTAGCGTGCCTTGGATAACCATCTCCATAGCCAACGCCAATAACGGCAAGGTAGGTGTCTTGTTCACAGCGCCAACGCCCACCATAACCCACTGCCTGATGTGCTCTCACACGCTTGATGGCAATAACTTTAGTTGTCAAGCGCATCACAGGCTTTAAACCATGTTGTTGGCCAACGCGCGCAAGCATAGGCGAAACACCGTATAGCATTAAGCCCGGACGGATCCAATCACCGTGAGATTGAGGCC
The sequence above is a segment of the Pseudoalteromonas piscicida genome. Coding sequences within it:
- the zur gene encoding zinc uptake transcriptional repressor Zur; its protein translation is MNIELLVSKAKQVCDNRGARFTPIREKVFRLLASKQGGVGAYDLLEELKLTEAAAKPATVYRALDFLSELGFIHKIESTNAFMLCHHFDHTHPVQLLICDSCGNVQELHSNTISHELNSLAAETGFVVTEQTIEAHGRCEKCKD
- a CDS encoding secondary thiamine-phosphate synthase enzyme YjbQ, which translates into the protein MSWTQKHITLKPRKRGFHLVDDEIIGQLPELLDYRIGLLHLFIQHTSASLTINENADPTVRMDMESHFNHFVPERQSYYRHDYEGDDDMPAHIKSSTLGCEVTIPISEGRLHLGTWQGIYLGEHRDHGGARRVIATLQGDRTG
- a CDS encoding EAL domain-containing protein gives rise to the protein MSNRVISINLKQTLTWGTVLCGLVISSLIISISYVSQRDMLLDTYETKLRQNLSHLGRHLFTEFLEGNNNQINLTLEDYYSDSKYKALFLIQGETLVNETQLSAIGLQVFNQVISQERATATLRTLDLKVTFDPNQQHFLAAIPISPTVPVVESEDLIRLIAIYDVSPVFLSLRQQLITKASILAVFLLLIITALLSFTHYFIHKPIKKLIQVGDELSTKSLSCRADIVGHGELGVLAKQFNIMAQTLEKNWQQQLESNQELQRRHALINSVFEALPDIFFIINTDGTILECHTGKSDDLYMSPEQFIDKKMAEVLPSHAAKQFSQAIKSANQRHQLTQIEYPLTIADQVKLFEARLSPIPATDQLVIAVRDITEKKRQEEVILHHAFYDSLTDLPNRFLAMERLTQQLFDAERNDELAVVFFIDLDDFKRINDSLGHETGDQILIASGERLKQSLREQDTVSRLSGDEFIVLMGGFKHTSNITSVADMLIKLFHHPIIINNKDFNISVSIGVAIYPLDANSPQELLSCADTAMYNAKNNGRNNYCLFNQKMSQQLSRRIEIEEALRVALSEHEFEVFYQPQFYIEDSNVFGAEALLRWHSKTLGNVSPAEFIPIAEQSGLIIDIGLFVLSTAINQTHLWQQHLDPDIRIAINLSPRQFKDPSLLKQIELLVKDIPIANRSIELEITEGVLLSGQTQVKQTLIQLHQLGFKLSLDDFGTGYSSLNYLRHYPFDLLKIDQSFINDMLATHESKALVKTIIAMAHNLSMKVVAEGVETLEQLRLLQQLDCDFGQGYLISKPLSAAQFETFYHTKIEPVKRSS
- a CDS encoding chemotaxis protein CheX, with translation MNVEFINPFLSSLINVLATMAQTELTPGKPKVKKDEVAQGDVSGLIGMVGPQTKGSFSITFEESLALTIMERMLGERPDSINEDVTDMVGEITNMVTGGAKNLLGEKGYEFDMATPVVVSGPGHTITHKCDGPKLIMPFTSPDGNANIEVSFDKLA
- the ggt gene encoding gamma-glutamyltransferase; translated protein: MNKVVKCTLVSMLCASVSSAALAYDRITGKAFASRSEIIATQGMVATSQPLATQVALDVLKQGGSAIDAAIAANAMLGLVEPTGCGIGGDLFAIVWDAKQQKLFGLNASGRSPKSLSLAKLQQQGDKIPSYGPLPVSVPGAVDGWFELHSKFGKLPMKELLQPSIDYARSGFPVSELIAYYMQRSVSAREQYSGFKEVFMPEGEMPKKGEIFKNPALANTYELLAEKGRDAFYKGEIAKEIDRYMKANGGYLSYQDLAEHHSEWVEPVSADYRGYTLWELPPNGQGIAAQQILNILEGYDIKAMGFDSPEYIHTFVEAKKLAFADRAKYYADPDFNEIPVTTLISQEYADKRRALIDPNKAAKRDHAGPVEGDTIYLTAADKEGNMVSLIQSNFRGMGSGMTPAKLGFVLQNRGELFALDKNHYNGYAPGKRPFHTIIPAFVTKDGKPWMSYGVMGGATQPQMHAQILINMIDFGMNLQEAGDAPRILHSGSSQPTGEIMTDGGYVSLESGFSMETRRELIKKGHKLQEAVGPYGGYQAIMRDNKTGVYYGASETRKDGQAAGY